The sequence AGCTGTTTTGAAGCTGTTCAAAATGCTTCCTTAAAAAGTTCCAGTGAATTTAAAGTTGGAGATTTAATTACTCGTATTATAAGCAATACTCAAATTGCCATAAACGTACCAGTGCGTCTTATTCCCCAACTTTTTATGAGTATTGTGGGCATATTTGTTCCTTTTGCAATAATGTTTTCTTTAAATGCTCAATTAGCATTGATAGTCATGAGTCCTGTAATTTTGTTTGTATTATCCTCCAAATTTTTTGGAAAAAGAATGGAAATAATTCAAAAATCATTTTTAGAAATTAATGCCTCAGCCTATTCTTTCTTAAAGGAAAATTTAGCGATTATTCCCATTATTAAAGTTTTCAATCTTGAAAAATGGTCTCAAAATAGATTTAAAAATCAAATGGATGACTATTTTGATATTTCTCTTAACTACACCAAGACTTCCTCCTTAAACTCATCTTTAGCATCCCTTATTTTTGCAGTTCCCACAGTTTTACTAATTATTTTTGGTGGATACATGGTTATTGATGGCAGTTTAAGTCTAGGATCATTCACCGCTTTCATTTCATATGTGTCTCTATTTTTCTCTCCAATTTCTCAACTTTCCACTCTCTGGACATCCTATAAAAGTGCCCTACCTGCCTTTGATAGAGTAAAAGAATTGTTTGACATGGAATCTGATGATAATGGGTCCCATGAGCTAAAAATTTCCAATGGAGAAATAAAATTAAAGAATGTTTCCTTTTCTTATGATAATAGGCCTATTATTAATGATTTCAATGCTACCTTGGTCAAAGGGTTGAATTACATTGTGGGTGACAATGGAACCGGAAAAAGTACCATTCTCAAATTAATCTGTTCACTTTACCCTATGGATGGTGGAAATATCCAAATTGATGGGCAAGACATTAAAGAAATAAAAAAAGACTCTTTAATCCATAATATTTCTATGATATTTTCAGACCCATTTCTATTTGATGGTTCTATTTATGATAACATTAAAATAGGTAATTTAGGAGCATCTAAAGAGGAAATTATCCAGGTTGCAAAAATGGTTAAAATTCATGATTTTATTGAAAAAACGTCTGAAGGATATAATACCCAAGTAGGAGAAGATGGAATGTCACTTTCCAGCGGAGAAAAACAGAAAATTGCACTGGCCCGGGCAGTTTTAAAGGATTCACCCATTATTCTTTTGGATGAAGTAACTAAATCCATAGATGCTGATTCCAGAGAGGCCATTAATGAAGTCATTAATTCCCTAAAAAATGAAAAAACAATGGTTATTGTGACCCATAATGCCCATGAAATCCATGAAGAAGGTCACGTTGTATATATGGAAAAATAAAATATTTAGGAGAGTCTATTGAATTTCAGATCATGCACATTTTAATCTGAAATGAATTATTTTATCTCTCCATTAATGGAAATAGTATAATCCTTGATATTTATGTTCTTCTGGGCTTTTTCCAGTGCTCTTTTAATTATAATTTCAATTCCAGAGCAACA is a genomic window of Methanobacteriales archaeon HGW-Methanobacteriales-1 containing:
- a CDS encoding ABC transporter ATP-binding protein, which encodes MVKESLIKESFRFFFNKFIKQHILTLIIILGLSFFTLLFSFISPLLIKALVDNVFIGRELGLFHYIVMGIILMYLVSSVSNYFNSFVTGRLQLVLLKNVSESCFEAVQNASLKSSSEFKVGDLITRIISNTQIAINVPVRLIPQLFMSIVGIFVPFAIMFSLNAQLALIVMSPVILFVLSSKFFGKRMEIIQKSFLEINASAYSFLKENLAIIPIIKVFNLEKWSQNRFKNQMDDYFDISLNYTKTSSLNSSLASLIFAVPTVLLIIFGGYMVIDGSLSLGSFTAFISYVSLFFSPISQLSTLWTSYKSALPAFDRVKELFDMESDDNGSHELKISNGEIKLKNVSFSYDNRPIINDFNATLVKGLNYIVGDNGTGKSTILKLICSLYPMDGGNIQIDGQDIKEIKKDSLIHNISMIFSDPFLFDGSIYDNIKIGNLGASKEEIIQVAKMVKIHDFIEKTSEGYNTQVGEDGMSLSSGEKQKIALARAVLKDSPIILLDEVTKSIDADSREAINEVINSLKNEKTMVIVTHNAHEIHEEGHVVYMEK